The region AATACCCAATCAAAATTTCACCCCCGGGAAGTAAAAAATAACCAATTAAAATTTCACCCCCCCGGTAACGAACAATTGCCGGGAAGAATTAGGAACAAATTAGTTATTTAGATTAAAATACAAGGGTGGAAAGATTATCTATGTCTCAAAAAGAATTAAATCGTTTGCATGTCCTTAAATCCTGCCTGCCGGGGTACCTTGAAGTTCTTAGACAGCCACTCACCACTTTCGGTATTCCGCAAGCTCTCTATCCTGACAGATACAGTGTATTCTTCGTCAATCCCAAAAAAGAACAAGATCTTTTCCATATCGAGTTGCAGTAAACTGATAATGAAGAATATCCTTATTTTCATCAGAGCTTTGAATTTTTCTGTTTCCTTACAAAGTGCATTCAACATATCATAGTGTTTTTTTAACTTTAAAATATACTCTTGTAATCCTGACTCATGTTTTTCTTTTGTTGAAAAGCCCATAAAGTATAATTTAGCCAATTCAGGATTTTTGCTGTTCTGTATTTCCATTGGAGCGGATACCCACTCAATGAAATTTTGTTTTCCACTATCCGTTATTGAATAAAATTTTTTATAGCAGCTTGTATACTTCCCATACTGCTACTATACATCAAATTAAATGGAGCTTCATACCAGATATATCCTATAAGGGCTGTATAGTAGAGCTTTTCAGCTTTGCTTATTCCTCGCTTCCTAAATCGTTCTTTGTATCTCCACACACCATATCAATACAAACATAAACATCAATATAATTTTTCAGGACTTTTTTTCGTCCTCCATCGCCATCTTCATTAAAGACATAATGCTTGTAAAACTGCTTAAAATGCAGGATTCTTACTATTTCACTCTTTGTATCAAGACTGCCTGATGATAACCCAGCATCAAGAAAAGAGCCTTAACTCTCGTTGCAGGATGGAAGCGGGCAACGAGAATGCCGTATAATGGTGCAGGTCAAATATCAAAGATTACAGCTATTGTCATTCTGACTGGAGCGGCTCGTATGATATCCATAAATCACTCTCACAATGGTTGTTGGTCAAAATAGAGTCAATAAATACCCGTCAAGCACAGCGACAAAAAAATATAAAACCAGCGCTCTTAAAAAAGCTTCAATGTGTTTTTTAGGATTTTGGTAGAGTTCCTTTTGCGGTATTTTTAATAACCTGATCCTTTTTGTGTTTCTCCACCATAGTAGATCAATAACGATAAGGTCAAAAGCATTTAACGTCTCGCCTGAAATCAGCAAGCATATAAAATTATGCATAAAGCTCGTCTGACGGATTACTATTCCAAAAAATAAAAACAAAACGGTAAACAGTAAAAAATTCGCGATCCATGCGACGAATCTGCCTGTTTCCTTATATTTCCCCTGATACTCTTCAATCTCTTTGATTTGCTTTTGAACTTCGTCAGGATAGGACATGTAATTTCTCAAATTTTTCTCATCCGTGCCGGTACCCAAAAAACAGAGCGCAAAAAATGCAGAGCATAAAATGACGGTTTCAATTACAAGCATAGATTTTCAAATCTCTTCTTTCCATACGTTTCACCGATGACCTATTATCCATAACAGGCTATTTGTCTTGAGTTATCCTTCTATAAATAAGAACTCTGACTTCTCGCATCTCCAAATTCCTCTTCTTCGTCTTTAGATTAAGATTTCAATAATTCAACAATTTGATCCTGCGCCTCTCTTCCCTCTCTAAAAAACCTCGCCATAGGATAGCAGTGACACATTCCTTTACCTACAACGATTTCATAGGGGATATGGTATTTTTCCATTGCTTTTCTAAATTCTCCCGCAAAGGCGTAGAGGCATTCATTTTCGCCGTAATAAAAATATGTTTTCGGAAAGCCGGTAAAATCTCCTACCGTTCCGTCTAACATATATTCCGGTAAATCTTCATCTCCCTTTAAAATTTCTCTTGCAGTTTTAATATATGTAGGTTCAATCATTATGTCTTTATGGTTAAGTTCATTTAATCTCTCCCATATTCCCTTATTTTTGTCAAGACTTACAGCGGGAATTCCGCCCGGAGAAACTGAAATAATTTTACCGGGCATTTTAAGAGGTCTGCCTAAAGCATTATTATGTAAAAAAATTCCGATAGATAGGCAGGCACCCGATGAAAATCCAAGTACGCTGATATTTTCCGCCTTATAAGTTTCTGTCATTAACTTATAGGTTTCAAAACAAACTTCATAGGTTTTATTCACCTTTATATCCTCTGAACAAAGAGGATAAAATAAAAACCAAACATCTTTACCCGTCTTTTCCATGATTCTTTCTGCCAAAGGAAAATCCAACTTGTTCGGTTGTGTAATCATTCCTCCGCCGAAGAGATAGAGAACCGCCCCATCGGCATAATTTTCATTTTTCTGATATGAAATCAGCCTGTATCCCATAACATCTCTGTCGTAAAGATAATAATTTTTTCTCTTTGCCCGCTTCATTGCCTTATCTAAATCAAATACTTCTTTTACATTTTCTCCCTTTGCATACTCAAGCATCTCTTCTTTGTTCTTTAAAAACATTTTTTTGACATTTAATAGTCTCACTATTCCTGACGCAATTTTATAATTCAAGCTCATTTTATTTACTCCTTTAAGCATGAAGGCTTTACAGTTTTGATAGACGCAAACGCAAGCTCATCGTCTTTTTCCCCCGTCGGCATTCTTCATTGAAAGTCGGCTGATGAAGTTTGCGCGCTTACCAAGTATTTCACAAATTCCGAAAAATGAGTTTTTTAATTTTATTTCTTCTCAAACGGATTATATTCCCCATCTTTATGAAACGGTGTTCTCTTGCCAAATACTGCACTTTGGTCAATATGTGCAAATATTTGTTCTGAATAAGCATGCATGCCGCTGTGACCTGTACAAACATATAACAGCTTACGCCCCTCCAATTTATGCTTAAGCTTGCGTAAAGACTCTTTATTTCTGCGTGGATTTTGTGTGAAAAAATCAAAAAAGGCATAGCCCCCATCTTCATTGATGGCGAGACAGTCCCCCGATACCATAATTTTATCATCCACAATATAAACGGTATGTCCTATCGTATGACCCGGTACGGAGATAGCCTCCACTTTTATTCCCTCAACTTCGAATATCGTATTGCCTTTAATCGGTATCCAGCCTTCAGCAATCTGCACACAATTAAAAAAGATGGCCTTTCTGCGAATTTCTCGCGTCATATACTTGTTTTCTTCCTCGCCCATATAAACTTTGGCATTTGGAAAAATATTGCGCCCGCTTTTATCAATGCCGCCCGCATGATCGGTATCTAAATGAGTCAAAAACAAGTGATTAATGTCTTCCGGCATGATATCTATTTTCTGAAATTCTTCGTCCATACCCTTATAGTTGATATGACCGCTGTCAAAAGTAACCGTTTTTCCATTTTTAGAATAAAACCAGAAATTTACATCATATTCTCGGATGCAGCTTATTCCTTCTTGTAGTACACCTGTTTCTTCCGGCTTACAATAATATTTACCACGCATGGTAAGGGGTTTTATCTTATCATCGAAAAAATATAACAATCTCATAATCTTACATATCCTTTTTTGAACACTATTATTTCAAACAAGAAAAGATTACTCCAGAATGGAGAATTATAAAACCTCACTACACAAGCCGGGTGCAAAGTGGGTGCATCTTTTAACGTTAACATCCTGTGCACTCAACCTCAGAGCGTCGACATGTTCCCTCAAACAGCCAAACCGCACTCAAAAACCGTAAGAACCCAGCCTAAAGCCGCTTCGCATTAAACCTTTTAACGATAGTCCTCACTAAGCCTTGCTACACAAGGGCAAATTTGCACCCACCTAATCAGCCCTTGACATCAATACAACACTCTCAACGTGGATTGAGAGAACTCCTAGTATAGCTACACTTTTTTGAGTGCACACTATGGATATTGGGTGCACTTTTTAACGATAGGAAAAGCTATCGTTAAAAGGTTTAAGATTGGCTTGGCAGCGCATTACATTACAACTGTTCCAGTTGCTTAGCCCGGTCTCTTCTCACGTAAATAACCGCGAGTATTTGAACTTCTTTTCTATTCTCATCAACCCAAAAGTAAATGTAATAATTTTTTACGCGTATTTTTCTAAAACCAAGCTCACCCCACGGCTGCTCATCTATACACTTCACACGATAAGGCACCGTCTGTAAAGACATCATCTCCGACTTCAACAGCTCAAGTATTCTTTTAGCTATTATCGGCTCTTTTAGCTCCGTTGCGATATATTCTCGAATAAGTGCAAGATGCTCTTTCGCCTGACGGGTAACTTTTATCTTATACTCATCCATTAAAGACCTCGTTCAAGCTCTTCAAAAACATCATCTATCGGATAACTATCACCACGAACTGCCTGATCATAACTTTTAGCCATCAACGCGTTAAACGTTTTCTCACCCATATCATCTTGCGCCGGAAGTGACTTTGGAATAGTAAGCGAAAACGGAATACCATTATTAAGAATGATTTGACGATAAAACATGTCAATAGCAGTAGCTCTAGGAATTCCAATTGTTTCCAGAATCTGCTCCGCCTGCTGCTTAATATTTTCTTGTATTCTTACATTCACATTCGCTGTCTTAGTAACTGCCATATCAATCAACCTCCATACACACATCATAAAATACTGTATCGCATATTGCAACACAATTTACATGAATAAGATTCCTCGACTGTCATACACGATTTTTATGTTCGCATTACTGCATCAGATAGCACGATCAAGCGCCATGATGGTGGAGAAGCTCTGCTTATTTTCTCGTTTGAGCCTGAACGTAAAAATATCGGATAAAGGGAAGGAAATGAATTTACACCAAAGTGAGGGCTTGACCCTTATCCTTTGTCTTAGTTAAGGAGCTATGGTAGTAATAACAGCTTCGACTTAGACTGAGCCTTTTGCAGATAAAAGACAGTGAGTAGACATCTTTAAGGGCGCCAACGATCACTGTCTTTTCTCTGTTCTTGAGAGTTTTTAGGTTGGCGCCTTGGTCTTTTTTTATTACGTTAAGAGTTTCTCTTAGAAGATCGACTTCAAACTGCAAGTCTTTTACCTGGGCCTTAAGCTCATCTAACTGGCTTGTTTGGTCGTTTTTGTCTTCAGGAGAACTCAACATAGGCTTGTTGTTAGAGGTTTCCATAAGTCTATATGAGCCTTCTTGTTGGTTACGGTTACACCACCTTATTATAGTTGGTTGACTGTAACCTATCTCTTGGGAAATATCGTGAAGCGTTCTTTTGTGTATCAGACGTTGTCTTACAGCATATTGCCTGGTTTGCCAAGATGCATGCTTAAACGTTCTCCGATGTAGGTGCAGATTAGGTTCTTGAGCTACATATTTATCAATCCATTTTGCAAGCGTAACAAAGGTTGGATACCCCAGGCACTTACGCACGTTAGTGATGGATTTAAGTTGTTG is a window of Amygdalobacter nucleatus DNA encoding:
- a CDS encoding ABC transporter permease, producing the protein MLVIETVILCSAFFALCFLGTGTDEKNLRNYMSYPDEVQKQIKEIEEYQGKYKETGRFVAWIANFLLFTVLFLFFGIVIRQTSFMHNFICLLISGETLNAFDLIVIDLLWWRNTKRIRLLKIPQKELYQNPKKHIEAFLRALVLYFFVAVLDGYLLTLF
- a CDS encoding alpha/beta hydrolase, which codes for MSLNYKIASGIVRLLNVKKMFLKNKEEMLEYAKGENVKEVFDLDKAMKRAKRKNYYLYDRDVMGYRLISYQKNENYADGAVLYLFGGGMITQPNKLDFPLAERIMEKTGKDVWFLFYPLCSEDIKVNKTYEVCFETYKLMTETYKAENISVLGFSSGACLSIGIFLHNNALGRPLKMPGKIISVSPGGIPAVSLDKNKGIWERLNELNHKDIMIEPTYIKTAREILKGDEDLPEYMLDGTVGDFTGFPKTYFYYGENECLYAFAGEFRKAMEKYHIPYEIVVGKGMCHCYPMARFFREGREAQDQIVELLKS
- a CDS encoding MBL fold metallo-hydrolase, encoding MRLLYFFDDKIKPLTMRGKYYCKPEETGVLQEGISCIREYDVNFWFYSKNGKTVTFDSGHINYKGMDEEFQKIDIMPEDINHLFLTHLDTDHAGGIDKSGRNIFPNAKVYMGEEENKYMTREIRRKAIFFNCVQIAEGWIPIKGNTIFEVEGIKVEAISVPGHTIGHTVYIVDDKIMVSGDCLAINEDGGYAFFDFFTQNPRRNKESLRKLKHKLEGRKLLYVCTGHSGMHAYSEQIFAHIDQSAVFGKRTPFHKDGEYNPFEKK
- a CDS encoding type II toxin-antitoxin system RelE/ParE family toxin codes for the protein MDEYKIKVTRQAKEHLALIREYIATELKEPIIAKRILELLKSEMMSLQTVPYRVKCIDEQPWGELGFRKIRVKNYYIYFWVDENRKEVQILAVIYVRRDRAKQLEQL
- a CDS encoding type II toxin-antitoxin system RelB/DinJ family antitoxin; amino-acid sequence: MAVTKTANVNVRIQENIKQQAEQILETIGIPRATAIDMFYRQIILNNGIPFSLTIPKSLPAQDDMGEKTFNALMAKSYDQAVRGDSYPIDDVFEELERGL